tggGCTCCACGGTGCAGTCTCACACGAAGGGCATCTGGATGTGGTGTGTGCCTCATCCCAAGAAGCCAGAACATACTCTAGTTCTGCTTGATACCGAGGGCCTGGGGGATGTGGAGAAGGTAAGGACTGAGGATTCAAATTTGGACTAAGCCCCTCATGTCTGAATATTCTCTacactatttaatttttctttaaataagaacTTGCACTTAACCAcgttttttcatttctgtttacatGCCATGAGACCCAGTTTAGCAATGAGGGGTCAGGAAAATATTCATAAGGCAGAATCCTAGGAGAAGAGCATAGTGGTCAGTCGACACTATTCTAATTATTAAAAGGCTGTAAGCTAAGCCAGTTAACCCAGATGCATAAAGGGAATACAAATAAATTCAACATAATGAATCTTATCCTGCAAAGAACTTTAGTTAAGGATTTAGGTTCTGAAGTCCCATACCCTTGGCTTTAAATTTAAAGTCTGTCAGTAATTCAATGATCTTAGCACATTATTTGATCTCTTTTAACCtcagctttcttatctgtaaaacagatgTAATAGATCTACATTTGCCTCATAGTATTGTTTTGAATACTTAAAAGATAAGTAATGGAAAGTGTTAGGTGCACAACAATTGCTCAGTGAGATAGATACATGTATTATTACCCTTATATTAAGACAATTGTTctgtaaaaataaagagaaaagtttacatttaaattatatttaaggcCTTAGAATGCCCACAAGCAATGACTATTTGTTTGCAATTATCTACCAATGATTATAAGAGGGTCTAGTGAGAATCAGGgtaaaccaaaaacactaatcaGAAAACTATTCAAAGTTCAAGTCCTACTAACTATCATTTTTGCTTGGATTTGGTTTCTTCGTATAGGGCGTTAGTCTAAAAAAAACCTCTAATTAAATGAGCATCCTTTTACTACTGCTGATCTGAAAAGTGCcatgagaatgaaaaataatccTGGTCCAAATGTACTCTGATTTCCAGGGTGACAACCAGAATGACTCCTGGATATTTGCCCTAGCAATACTCCTGAGCAGCACTTTTGTGTACAATAGTATGGGAACCATCAACCAGCAGGCCATGGACCAACTTCAGTATCTTTTTTGGGTTCAAACCAGCATCAGAGTCAGAGGGGAGACCAGTATTAATAAAAACAGCTGCCTAACTGTGAGTCCTTGTGAATCaagcacaaaaagagaaacataaaaaataattcaagggCAGGGGGAAAATCCTACGTATCAATACCTACTGAAGAATTGATACTTGGGTTAAGAACAAAGGCGAAACAAGGGTTTTGTATATGTAACTAATATAGGGTGGCGGGCGCTGTCCTTTTAGGCCAGTTTTCCTTAATTTGCTGCTCAGCTATGTGACGGAGCTCACAGAGAGAATCAGGGCAAAAGCTTCACCTGATGTGGATGGGGTTGAGGATTCAGCTGACTTTGTGAGCTTCTTTCCAGACTTTGTATGGACACTGAGGGATTTCTCCCTAGACTTGGAGGCAGATGGACAATCCATCACAGCAGACGAGTACCTGGAGAATTCACTCAGGCTTAAGAAAGGTAAAGGGAACTTAGAATCGGTAAATGGGATGACAAAACACGATAAAACGATCGTTCTTTAGTTTTCTATCAagagttttcttatatttatagtttctatttcttctcagGGGGCGATTACTAAGAAGTAACACTTGTTTACTATCTGAATGAatagatttgatttgattttctccCTGTTTTAAGAACAGGTTTCATTTCTTTCACCTTTCCCTGTGCTGTGATTAGACTTACATTATATCCCTGCTTAGGGCTTGTGGTGCTGTAATTAACCAAAGAATATGGAGTAGAATAGGTAattcatttgaagaaaataaataaaagcatgaacCATGCACTAGTCTAGGGGTTGGCAAAGGATGGCTCACAGGCAAATAATGTCCAATCCAGCCTGCCAGttgattttgtaaataaggttttattggaaTCATGTTATGCCCATTCATTTATAGACTGTCTATGGCTGATTTCATGCTGACAGTAGTAGAATTGAGTACTTGGAAAAGAGACCATCtggcttgcaaagcctaaaatatttactgtttggccctttacagaaaaagtttgcaagCCCCTATATTAGGCaaattctttttatcttcttccagGTACCagtcaaaaagataaaaatttcaaTCTGCCTCGACTCTGTATCCGGAAGTTCTTCCCAAAGAAGAAATGCTTTATCTTCGATCGGCCCACTGATAGGAAGAAACTGGGCCAGCTTGAGGAACTGTGTGATGATAAGCTGGACCCCGAATTTGTGCAACAAACTGCAGTCTTCTGTTCCTACATCTTTAGAAATTCCAAAACGAAAACCCTTTCAGGAGGCATCAAGGTCAATGGACCTCGTGAGTCCTCTTCCCAGTCTTTACTCTCACGGTTAACACGAAAAGATGGTGTAATAACATCCACCTAGCTTCCGCTTTGAAAAATGCACATCtactgctattattgtgttaaatTCTAGATGTCACCAACACTTCTAACAGGTTTTATTAGTCACAATTCTTAGGTGAGGAAAGATAGAAAAGGCCAAAGGAAAATAGCTCTAAAAGCTTAAAACTGTCCTAGTAAACTGGACCTTCCCTGTGCAATATGGTTGTCACTAGATAAGTGCAGCTatctaaatttaaatgtaaactaattaaaattaaagaaatttaacattCTGATCACACAGCTGTGTCTCAAGGGCTCACACTACACATGTGTAGTGGCTACCACACTGGACAGCACATATAGAAtacttccatcatcacagaaagttcttctGGACAATGCTCTGctagaataaacaaaatgcaggaCTCCTTTTGATTTGTTCCACAAATATTAATCGAATGTTTCCCATGGACCTACCAGGGCTGATGATACAGACATAAATGAGAGAGAGATGGTTTCTGTCCTAACAATGCTTGGGGGTGAAGTAAATGTACTCAATAAACACAGGCCTAGGCTATCTagagcagaggttctcaaccTTTGATGTGCATATGTACCACCTGAGGATCTTGCCAAAGACGAGGGTCTAAGTCAGTTGAACTGGGGCAGAggctgagagtctgcatttttaGCCAGTTTTCAGGTGATACTGAGGACATTGATGCTGTAAGGCAAATGGTTGGTAATAGACATCATAAGAATTGCACAGAATAGAAAGTTTCCTCACTCCTCCTACAATAAACATCATCATTTGATCTCTATTTGTAGGTCTAGAAACCCTGGTGCAGACCTATGTCAGTGCCATCAGTAGTGGGGATCTGCCCTGCGTGGAGAATGCAGTCCTGGCCTTGTCTGAGATCGAGAACACAGCTGCAGTGAAAAAGGCCATTGCCCACTATGACCAGCAGATGGCTCAGAAGCTGCAGCTGCCCACGGAAACCCTCCAGGAGCTGCTGGACCTGCACAGGACTATTGAGAAGGAGGCCATTGAAGTCTTCATGAGGATGTCCTGGAAAGATATAGACCATTTATTTCAAAAGGATTTAGCGGTAATTTTTTCCTTAAGTTTATACAGATTAGGCTCTTGGAAAGTAAAGTACTACTAGAAAATGAAATGGGTGCTTATTTGGAGAAAAGCAATTTTTACTAGACTTTTAAATGGTGACAAACACTATTTGTTATTATCATAAGAGGAACCAATTTTATTatgatatactttttttcttttttttgcggtacgcgggcctctcactgttgcagcctctcccgttgcggacctcaggctccggacgcgcaggctcagcagccatggctcacgggcccagctgctccgtggaatgtgggatcttcccgcactggggcacgaacccatgtcccctgcattggcaggcggactctcaaccactgtgccaccagggaagccctatgatataCTTTATTATGGTGCattgaaacttttttctttcatgaataaaCTAATATTCTTCCCTATAATTTCATTACATACATATAAGTAACAATCAGAGCTTCTAATCAAATTACATGCTCATTGTTATCAGGCTGATTGGATATTTtggccaaaaacaaagaaaattttagcCTTAGTTATCATGAGCAGGCTTATGTTGAGCCACATTTAGTGCATATGCAATCACTGGTCCAGTTTGAAAAGCAGGAGTTTATCTCCAAAGGTGTAGTATATAGCTCGTAATCTCTGCTCTGAAGGTCACCTCCATGGTGAAAGGGACCTTTGTAGAAAGTCAGGATCAGCAGGAAGGATATGGTGTTGTGAGTGCCTGTAAGTTCATCTAGGGGGTCACagaccttttatatttttatttttttgagaagacTTTCCAGAAATTCTGAGGTCAAGTTAACATCTTTTCACTATTCTTTTTACTTCCTATTTTTTACATTAAAGGCCCAGCTAGACGAAAAGCGAGATGACTTTTGTAACAAGAATCTTAAAGCATCATCAGATCGTTGCTCAGCTTTACTTAAGGATATTTTCAGTCCTCTAGAAGAAGGTCTGAAAAAGGGGATTTATTCTAAACGAGGAGGCTATCGCCTCTTCATTGAAAAGATACAAGAGCTGAAGAAAAAGTATCTTCAGGAGCCCAGGAAGGGAATACAGGTAACCAAAATTGATTCTGGGAAGTTGCTGACGTGTTCCTTGAAACAACATGACCAAGCGAATTGCACACAGATGCGCAATTACAGGACCGACAGCATTCATGCTCTCATTTAATAAACACATGCAGGGAGCCTGTTATACCAGATATATCCTATGTGCTCATCCAAAAGAGTGCACTCAATTAACAACTGAGTTACAAATTGGATTATCAGAGGTATccaaaatttcaaataatgtCATCATTTATCTCTCTGCATGTTCCTCCCCTCAACCTcacacttccctccctcccattctccctccaTACCTTTTTCTGATCTGCTTTCTCAATGATGGCTTCATTCTCCAACAAGTTCACCCCATATGAGACCACAGTGCCAACAGCTCCAAAATTAGAGCCCTCAGTCTAAAAGAACAGAGAATCactatttatatctatatcaatCTCTTATAAAGATTCTGCTCAGGAAGCTGTCATGCTTGGCCAGCCTGGAGCATGTGCTCACCCCAGTGACAGGGAATCTTGACCACCAGCATGCCAAGACCAAGAGGAGCAATTCCTAGAGGGCAAGATGGTGGGCAAACAGGAATAAGTGCTTACAGCTATTTCCTATTACTAACCCCATTCTTTTCTGGGTCCTAGGCTGAAAAAATTCTTCAGGAATATTTGAAGTCCAAGGAGCCTGTGATTGCTGCAATTCTACAGACAGACCAGACTctctcagagaaggaaaagttgaTTGAAGGTGAGCAGCGAGTCAAGAGACTAGACAGCCTTGAAAGCgcttaaaaattctaattaatttGGCTGGGTGAGCCTAGGATCCTTAAACTATAGCAAGATGAGAAAAGATGCCTCTTACTCGCTAAAGTCATTTTTGAGTAGGGCATACACAGTCAGTAGCAACAGTGACAGGTTAAGTGTACATGGAAGAAAGAAGCAACATGGTCACccacattcatttttctttttccttttcctcctaacAGTGGAACGTGTGAAAGCTGAATCTGCACAGACTGCTGCAAAAATGCtggaggaaatgcaaataaagaatCAGCAGATgatggaacagaaagaaaagagttatCAGGAACATGTGAAACAACTGACTGAGAAGATGGAGAGGGATAGGGCCCAGTTGCTGCAAGAGCAAGAGAGAACTCTATCTCTCAAACTTCAGGTATTTAATTGTATCACCTTGAGGTTCCTGttattctgttttctctccacACTCCCTGTTCACAAACTTGGCATGGCAGTGAGAACATGAAGCCCAGAAGAAGGACCTTGCTTGCCCACTTGTACTTTTCAATCCCTATCTACCAGCCTGAACTGGCCCCTACAATGTCTGGttgttaaaagattttatttgcaGTTATGTCACACCCAGTCCATTACCACTATATCTGCCAATCATGGTAGCTATTATCTCCTAGATATTATAAAAAAGTCTTATCCATATCTCTTGCTTAGTACTATACGAAGCAAGAGCTGCTATGTCCATATTACTTAGGAGACGAAACAGAGGTTCAGACAAgactaaataatttttataggGCCACAATGCTTGGGAAGATATCTGAACAGTCTTCACCAATTAGAGGAATCCACGAATTTTTCTTCTGTCACAGATTTTAGCTCGAAGAGAACCTTCATAAGCAGAAGGACTCAACTCTCACACCATTGTGTCAGTCTATCACTCCTACCTGTTTTCTTTGTCCTGCTCCTAGTATGTTTTGAGCTGGGAATTAAGTGCAGAAAGCCAGTATGGTCTGTCTGGGGCCCTGATTCCCTTACCTGCACTTTGCCCCCCTGCCACCAAATTGTGGAAGCTTAGATCAAATTCCCTGATCTAAGATTCAGACACTGTATCAGATTTTGCAAATTCTTCACTTAtttctgtgttgtgtgtgtgtacataaaaaaatcacaatgcaTAGATAAGATCTGAAGCCAAACATTTCATTAAGATTGCCGACAAAGATTATATACAATTAATGggacaaaaaaattaatactggTAATTAGGTTCATCAACATATTGGGATATATATAAGCCCAAAATCCTTCTTGACTCAAGGAGACTCAGAAAAAGTAATCACAGAGCTAGAAGGACCAAGAGAAAGTATAATGAAATTAATGGTAGAGAAAATttcaagaagaaattaaatattttttaaaaaatctatgaatGTGGAAACTAGATAGAAGTTAGAGATTTGCTTAATGTGACACGTTATTCAGTCtccatttgtacttttttagGAACAGCGCCAACTACTACAGGAAGGATTCCAAGAAGAGAACAGACGACTTCataaagaaatacagaatctcCAGAAGGAGATGCAAAAACCAAGGACGCAATGTTGCCTAAGCTAAAGAACTAAAAATTAGAGCTTTCCTGGTCACTCTTATCAGAGGCATTACTCAAGcagtttaaaattaagaaaaatgtcacCACACTTGATAATATTTAGATTTCACAGTTTTATTATACTAAATATTTGCAAAGGCATGCAGTACTATAATTGAAATCATGTCCATCTTCCTCACAATACTGTAAACTGTGTAACAAGATGCCTTTTACCTCTGTGCCAACCCAGGAGGTATCATAACCTTGTACCACCCAGGAGCTTCTTCTTCCAGATGACTACAAGTTAGACAAGTGGATACTGAGCAAAGTCTTAGGTTAAAGTCTTGGGACATAGTTGGTCATGAGTTTGGCCAAGTGCACCACAAGTTCCAATATCAGGGACAACCATTCTAGCTTCTTAGTGAAGACAGTATACAGTGTCCCATTGTTTCAAGACTGCACAGTCTGTCAGCAATGATGTGATTCCTGGACACTGGGAATGGGCAACACTTACTGGTGAATTCCAAGCTAAAGCAAATCACCTTATATAGTGATCTAGAAGCTCTACAGAATGTCTGTAGGAAGATGGAAGAAGCCATTAGCATGAGTATGAGTTGGATCATAAATAAATGGGCTAAAGAAGGAAACTTTCCCTTCTTGCTCAGTTCATCCAGATTATAACTGTAATGGGACTCTTTAGAACTTTAGGTAAGTGATCCTGGACTAAACATAGTAACCTACGTTACTGACAAGTATACATTGTGTGTTTGTAGCAATTTATAATTTGCAAAGATGAACTTGAAACGATGACTGATAATATGTTAGAAAACTGAGCTAAATTAATTATTAGATCATTTATAACCCTAGAGCTTAGGCTATCTTTTCCCAATTCTTAAGAAGCATACTTGAAAGCCTGCTTATTTTCCCCCAAGAGAATATgcattgttttttactttttttgaccAGTAAAATAATGCTCTTGATATTACTTAGTATAGACTTTATCACAATTGTCAAAAGCCCTAGGTATGTGGTTGAAGTTTCTTAACGCaattaagaattattttcaatCTGGAAATAAATTATGCTTCACTGAActttacatttctgattttgttaaGTTTTTCACCAAAAAATTAAGGTTCTAATTTATATAGCAAAGGTTGGCtaacttttctgtaaaagatGGGATAGTAACTATTCATGGCTTTGTGAGCCATATGGTCTCTGactcaactactcaactctgccataaAGCAGCCATTAATGATACACAAATgggtgggcatggctgtgttcccagAATACATTGTTTTCAAAAACAGGTGGCACTCAGAAGCCATAGTTTGCAGACCCTTGCTTTATATAACAGaaacaactctcagaatggaagaaaatatttgcaaatgcagcaactgacaaaagattaatctccaaaatatacaagcagctcatgcagctcaatatcaaaagaacaaactacccaatccaaaaatgggcagaagacctaaatagacatttctccaaagaagatatacagattgccaacaaacacatgaaaggatgctcaacatcactaatcattagagaaatgcaaatcaaaactacaatgagatatcatctcacacacaccagttagaatggccatcatcaaaaactctagaaacaataaatgctggagagggtgtggagaaaagggaaccctcctgcactgttggtaggaatgtaaattgatatagccactatggagaacagtatggaggttccttaaaaaactaaaaatagaactaccatatgacccagcaatcccactactgggcattataccctgagaaaaccataattcaaaaagagacgtgtGCTACAATGTTCATTATTAATAGTTCATTATAAATAGTTCaaggcactatttacaatagccaggacatggaagcaacctaaatgtccatcgacagatgaatggataaagaaaatttgctatatatatacaatggaatattactcagccataaaaaggaatgaaactgtatcagttgtagtgaggtggatggacctagagtttgtcatacagagtgaagttagtcagaaagagaaaaacaaataccatatattaatgcatgtatatggaatctaggaaaatggtactgatgaacctagtggcagggcaggaataaagatacagatgtaggtaatggacttgaggacacatgggggaaggggaggctggaagaagtgagagagtagcattgacatgtatacactaccatgtgtacaatagatagctagtgggaagctgctgcatagcacagggagatcagctcagtgctttgtgatgacctagatgggtgggatggggaaggtgggaaggaggggatatatgtatacatatagctgattcactttgttatacagcagaaaataacacaacattttaaaggaattataatctaataaagatgtaaataaataagattttaaaagtacaatgagatatcatttcttACCTATTAGATGGTTACTATTTTTTGAAAACCTGAAAAGAttacaagtgttggcgaggatgtggtgAAATTTTAACCTTCAAacactgttagtaggaatgtaaaatggtgcatcaGCTATGGAGATAGTGTGGGTGTtcctcacaaaaattaaaaatagaactactgtatgatccaagaatcccacttctgggtatatatgcaaaagaatttaaatcaggatctcaaagagatatctgcattctcACTTTCATTGtcgcattattcacaacagccaagatatagaaacctaagtgtccatcaacagattattggataaagaaaatgtgatagatACATacaaggaatattattcagccttaattAAGAAGGAAAGTTTGCCCTTTGCAACGTGgataaacctggaggacattatgctaagtgaaataaaccagttacaaaaagacaaatactttatgactTCAcatatatgaggtatctaaaatcatcaaactcatagaaacagagaatataaTAGTGGTAAGCAGGGAGTTGGGGAAGGGGTGAGAATGGGAACTTATTGTCcaaagggtataaagtttcagttatgctagATGAATAAGTTCTTGAGATCTGCTGTGAAACATAATGCCTATAGTTAAAAATACACTATTGtgcattttaaatgtgttaaGAGAGTAGAACACATTTTTAGTGTTCTTACGGCAAACaaaaagggaggtggggagaggttaTGGGAGGTGTTGGAAATGTCAACTACCTTGATTGTATCGCGTGTGTTTGCATATGTGCAAACACATCaaattttacattaaatgtaTGTAGCTCTTTGTATGTacattataactcaataaaaccatttaaaaacttttggaAAACAATTCTACAAATCCAAATGGTCCCTTATGAATTGGGAATTTTAtcaagcatttaaagaaaaaaatgacaccaattcaaaatggaagaggaaagatTTCCTGACTCATTCTACAAGAGAAACATTATTCTGATACCACAATcagacaaaaacactacaaaaaaaagaaaactgagaggggggaagatggcagaagagtaagatgcggaaatcaccttcctccccacagatacatcagaaatacatctacacgtggaacaactcctgcagaacacctactgaatgctggcagaagacctcagacctcccaaaaggcaagaaactcccccacgtacctggggagagcaaaagaaaaaagaataaacagagacaaaagaatggaGATGGGACGTGCACTAGTGGGAgggggctgtgaaggaggaaaggtttccacacactagaagctccttcgcgggcggagactgcgggtggtggaggggggaagcttcggagcctcggaggagagcgcagccacaggggtgcggagagattcccacacagaggatcggtgcgaccggcactcaccaggcggagaggcttgtctgctcacctgctggggcaggcggggctggaagctgaggctcgggctttggtcggagcgccagtagaggactggggttggcggcttgaacacagcctgcaggggcttagtgcaccacggctagccaggaggaagtccggggaaaagtctggaactgccgaagaggcaagagactctttcttacctctttgtttcctggtgcgcgaggagaggggattaagagtgctgcttaaaggagctccggaGA
The sequence above is drawn from the Tursiops truncatus isolate mTurTru1 chromosome 1, mTurTru1.mat.Y, whole genome shotgun sequence genome and encodes:
- the LOC101316984 gene encoding guanylate-binding protein 1-like — its product is MASETHMSGPECLIENINGRLLVNPKALKILSAIQQPVVVVAIVGLYRTGKSYLMNKLAGKNKGFSLGSTVQSHTKGIWMWCVPHPKKPEHTLVLLDTEGLGDVEKGDNQNDSWIFALAILLSSTFVYNSMGTINQQAMDQLHYVTELTERIRAKASPDVDGVEDSADFVSFFPDFVWTLRDFSLDLEADGQSITADEYLENSLRLKKGTSQKDKNFNLPRLCIRKFFPKKKCFIFDRPTDRKKLGQLEELCDDKLDPEFVQQTAVFCSYIFRNSKTKTLSGGIKVNGPRLETLVQTYVSAISSGDLPCVENAVLALSEIENTAAVKKAIAHYDQQMAQKLQLPTETLQELLDLHRTIEKEAIEVFMRMSWKDIDHLFQKDLAAQLDEKRDDFCNKNLKASSDRCSALLKDIFSPLEEGLKKGIYSKRGGYRLFIEKIQELKKKYLQEPRKGIQAEKILQEYLKSKEPVIAAILQTDQTLSEKEKLIEVERVKAESAQTAAKMLEEMQIKNQQMMEQKEKSYQEHVKQLTEKMERDRAQLLQEQERTLSLKLQEQRQLLQEGFQEENRRLHKEIQNLQKEMQKPRTQCCLS